The sequence CTCTTAAGAATAAGGATAAAGTCCCTGACCCTCTTAAACTTTAACAGGTAAGTTTTCTCCTCCTTAACTTTACAGGAACTCCTTCCCCCCTTTAAGACTTCCTCAAAAGAGGATATAACCTCCGGAAATGGAAAGATGTCCCAGAGTTTCTTGTAGTTACTTCCTAAGATGTATCCCTTTTCATCAACAACCGTTATCTCCTCAAACTCATTCTGAATCTCAGCCAGTAAACTTGTATCCAACTCCCCAGACCGTTTCAATTCTATCTCCGATTTTGTCCCTTAGGTGTTTAATGTGAACGTCAACAACCCTCTTAGAGACCGACTCTCCCTTCCAAACCTTCCTTAGGAGCTCCTCCTTTGAGACAGTCCTCCCTCTGTTTTCAAGTAAAATCTTAAGGAGTTCCCTCTCCCTGCTTGTCAACTTAACTTCCCTTCCATCCACTATGACACCAGAGTCTGTGATTCTAAGTGAGTTTTTCGGTACTTCAAAATTTAAAGCTTTTCCTCTTCTTAGGAGAGCTCTAACCCTTGCTACAAACTCCCTGATTCCAAACGGCTTTGTCAGATAGTCGTCGGCTCCACTCTCAAGGCCGTAAACTTTGTCATCCTCGGTAGATAGGGCAGTCAGGATTAAAATTGGGGTGTTAACTCCCCGTTCCCTCAAAAACGTGCAGGCTTCAAATCCGTTGACTCCCGGAAGCATTAAGTCTAAAACTATTAAGTCAAACTCCTCTCCGTAGTCAAAGAGTGAGCTAAATAAAGATTCGGCAGTTGAAAACTCCCTGACGGAGAATCCCTCCTTTAACAAAACCCTCTTAATTAGGCTGGAGATTGAGACATCGTCCTCAACAACTGCTATTTTCAAACTTACCTCTTACTGTGTTTTGGAATAAAATAATTCCAAAATTTAGGGATTCGTTAAAATGCTTTCTGACGAGTTTATTGTAGCCGTTGAGAGGACATTTTCACTGAAGGGGTTTGACCTTAACGTTGAGTTTCCTGACGTTGAAACGTGGGATGAGGCAATTTTCCTCACCAAAAGTTTAATCTCTGAAAAGAGTGTTAATTACGTCTCCTACCACCATACGTTTAAGGTTGAGTTTCTCCTTGAAAACGGAAATTTAATTTCACTTTCGTTTAAACCACAGATGGGAGATTTCTATGGACAGGGTTATTGATACGGCCTTAAGGGCATCGGAGAGGGCAAGTGAAGTCCTACTTGGCTACTTTGAAAAGTTAAGTTCCCTTGAAGTTGAGGAGAAGGCAAGGAACGACTTTGTTACAGAGGCTGACAAAAAATCAGAAATGATTATTATTAAGACTATACAGGAAGTTTTCCCTCAACACTCTATAGTTGCTGAGGAAACGGGAAGATACGAGGGAAACGACTGGAAGTGGTACATAGACCCCCTTGACGGGACAAAGAACTTTATCCACGGACTTCCTGTTTTTTGCATATCCATTGGAGTTGAGTTTAGAGGAGAGTTGGTTGCGGCCGTTGTTAGAGCTCCACTCCTTGACCAAACTTTTGTAGCCGAAAAGGGGGAAGGAGCCTACTGTAACGGAAAGAGGATGAAGGTAAGTGAGAGACCCTTTGAAAATGGATTGATTGCAACGGGATTTCCCTTCAGGGGAAAGGACCTACTCAACGACTATTTGAAGTGTTTTAAGGAGGTTTTTCTCAAGGTTTCCGGAATAAGGAGGTGTGGTTCTGCTGCCATCGACCTTGCATACACTGCAAAGGGAGTTTTTGACGGTTTTTGGGAAATGTCTCTCCATCCTTGGGACATAGCTGCCGGTGTTCTACTGATTGAGGAAGCAGGTGGAGTAGTTTCAGATTTTGAGGGGAAAAAGGGCTACCTAAAGACTGGAAACATTATAGGAGCTTCTCCAAAAACTTACGAGAAATTACTTGAGATAGTTCAAAGACACCAAAGGAGGTAAGAGAATGGCT is a genomic window of Balnearium lithotrophicum containing:
- a CDS encoding inositol monophosphatase family protein — protein: MDRVIDTALRASERASEVLLGYFEKLSSLEVEEKARNDFVTEADKKSEMIIIKTIQEVFPQHSIVAEETGRYEGNDWKWYIDPLDGTKNFIHGLPVFCISIGVEFRGELVAAVVRAPLLDQTFVAEKGEGAYCNGKRMKVSERPFENGLIATGFPFRGKDLLNDYLKCFKEVFLKVSGIRRCGSAAIDLAYTAKGVFDGFWEMSLHPWDIAAGVLLIEEAGGVVSDFEGKKGYLKTGNIIGASPKTYEKLLEIVQRHQRR
- a CDS encoding response regulator transcription factor is translated as MKIAVVEDDVSISSLIKRVLLKEGFSVREFSTAESLFSSLFDYGEEFDLIVLDLMLPGVNGFEACTFLRERGVNTPILILTALSTEDDKVYGLESGADDYLTKPFGIREFVARVRALLRRGKALNFEVPKNSLRITDSGVIVDGREVKLTSRERELLKILLENRGRTVSKEELLRKVWKGESVSKRVVDVHIKHLRDKIGDRIETVWGVGYKFTG